The following are from one region of the Arachis duranensis cultivar V14167 chromosome 10, aradu.V14167.gnm2.J7QH, whole genome shotgun sequence genome:
- the LOC107468935 gene encoding protein HHL1, chloroplastic: MEVAMSLNALVRLPPSSSASRLNLHDEASASPIRHSLFTSRNTPKPPQRRSAFFVVEAKGKKGMMARQYQRTPPPPLPKLEDDGNPKFVIFIRMADLYIWYPLSIVTGGTTAKIMVAAKDNFLGKYIYKDTLDRNLAAVIYKDEKEIQKTAFKQHAVLRDATDFRYGYKLVENNNIRAALSTSDVVELPTPDKLKTVLDKVKDFFGDAKESFGTQRGNRVYFIPCSMKGILGATTELSPCDFKITGSNRGIGH; this comes from the exons ATGGAAGTGGCGATGTCACTGAACGCGCTCGTACGGCTTCCTCCGTCGAGTTCAGCTTCAAGGCTCAACCTCCACGACGAAGCTTCAGCTTCACCAATTAGGCACTCTCTTTTTACTTCCCGAAATACCCCCAAGCCTCCTCAACGACGCAGCGCATTCTTCGTTGTTGAAGCCAAGGGTAAAAAGGGAATGATGGCTCGCCAGTATCAGCGAACCCCTCCTCCTCCCTTGCCCAAGCTCGAGGACGATGGAAACCCCAAATTCGTTATCTTCATTCGCATGGCTGAC CTGTACATATGGTACCCTCTCAGCATAGTAACGGGTGGCACCACTGCCAAAATCATGGTTGCAGCAAAGGATAATTTTCTTGGCAagtatatatacaaagataCACTTGATAGAAATCTTGCAGCAGTTATTTACAAA GATGAGAAGGAGATACAGAAAACTGCATTCAAGCAGCATGCTGTGCTGCGGGACGCCACTGATTTCAGATACGGCTACAAACTTGTT GAGAATAACAATATAAGAGCTGCACTTTCTACGTCGGATGTTGTTGAG CTTCCAACACCGGATAAGCTAAAAACCGTACTTGATAAAGTGAAAGACTTCTTTGGAGATGCAAAGGAGTCCTTTGGTACCCAAAGGGGAAATAGAGTATATTTTATACCATGCTCAATGAAGGGGATCCTTGGAGCAACGACTGAGTTGTCTCCGTGTGACTTCAAGATCACGGGTTCAAACCGTGGAATCGGCCACTGA